One Vigna unguiculata cultivar IT97K-499-35 chromosome 7, ASM411807v1, whole genome shotgun sequence genomic region harbors:
- the LOC114190704 gene encoding isoprene synthase, chloroplastic-like: MGTQILWLSNPTQTLTTRVTTNKKLRQPPFLAYPKPRTLISANTSQTPHHNTRRSANYQPNLWNFQLLHSLGNDLKEKKLNERATELEEEVRHMINRVDTEPLSLLELIDNVQRLGLTYKFEEDIVKALDDKIALLNENEKHKSGLHATALRFRLLRQHGFHVSQDVFERFKDKGGFNIEHKDDVQGLLSLYEASYLGFEGENLLDEARLFSTTQLKQILEEGVNTKVAEQVKHALELPYHRRLHRLEARWYLDRYEAKEPHHRLLQELAKLDFNMVQSQHQKELQELSRWWREMGLTKKLDFVRDRLMEVYFWALGMAPHPHQSECRKAVTKMFGLVTIIDDVYDVYGTLDELQLFTDAVERWDVNAINTLPDYMKLCYLALYNTVNDTTYSILKETGHDNVFYLAKSWGELCKAFLQEAKWSNNKIIPGFSKYLENASVSSSGVTLLVPSYFLVCQQQEDFSDKALHHLTNFGGLVRSSCTIFRLCNDLATSAAELERGETTNSITSYMHENESNEEEAREELRNLIDEEWKKMNEERVLDGRIPKGFMEICVNMARVSHCTYQYGDGLGRPDHMVENIIKLLLIDPLPVN; encoded by the exons GGttacaacaaacaaaaagttGAGACAACCACCATTTCTTGCATATCCCAAACCTAGGACACTTATCTCTGCAAACACCTCTCAGACACCACACCATAATACCAGACGTTCAGCTAATTACCAGCCAAACCTCTGGAATTTTCAACTTCTTCACTCTCTGGGAAATGACCTCAag GAGAAAAAACTGAATGAAAGAGCAACAGAGTTGGAGGAGGAGGTACGACACATGATCAACAGGGTAGACACAGAGCCACTGAGCTTACTAGAATTGATCGACAATGTCCAGCGTCTAGGATTGACCTACAAGTTTGAGGAGGACATAGTCAAAGCCCTTGATGACAAGATTGCTCTGttgaatgaaaatgaaaaacacaaAAGTGGACTCCATGCCACAGCTCTCAGGTTTCGTTTACTTAGACAACACGGTTTTCATGTATCCCAAG ACGTGTTTGAGAGATTCAAGGACAAGGGGGGTTTCAATATCGAACATAAAGATGACGTGCAAGGATTGTTGAGTCTATATGAAGCGTCCTATCTAGGCTTTGAGGGAGAAAATCTATTGGACGAGGCAAGGTTGTTTTCAACCACACAACTCAAGCAAATCCTAGAAGAAGGAGTAAACACCAAAGTGGCAGAACAAGTTAAGCATGCACTTGAACTTCCTTATCACCGAAGATTGCACAGACTCGAAGCACGATGGTATCTTGACAGATATGAAGCAAAGGAACCCCACCACCGGTTGCTACAGGAGCTTGCAAAGCTAGATTTCAATATGGTGCAATCACAGCACCAGAAAGAACTGCAAGAACTATCAAG GTGGTGGAGGGAGATGGGGTTGACAAAGAAGCTAGATTTTGTTCGAGACAGATTAATGGAGGTATATTTCTGGGCGTTGGGAATGGCACCTCATCCTCATCAAAGTGAATGCCGTAAAGCTGTCACAAAAATGTTTGGTCTAGTCACCATTATTGATGATGTGTACGATGTGTACGGTACTTTGGATGAACTGCAACTCTTCACTGATGCTGTTGAAAG ATGGGACGTGAATGCCATAAATACTCTTCCAGATTACATGAAGTTGTGCTATTTAGCACTCTACAACACTGTCAACGACACCACTTACAGCATCCTTAAAGAAACGGGACATGACAACGTTTTCTATCTGGCAAAATCT TGGGGTGAGTTATGCAAAGCGTTCCTCCAAGAAGCAAAATGGTCAAACAACAAAATCATTCCAGGTTTCAGTAAGTATCTGGAAAACGCATCGGTTTCTTCCTCGGGTGTGACTTTGCTTGTTCCTTCCTACTTCTTGGTGTGCCAACAGCAAGAAGACTTTTCAGACAAAGCTCTGCACCACTTGACTAATTTTGGTGGACTTGTGCGCTCCTCCTGCACCATTTTCAGACTTTGCAATGATCTGGCAACCTCTGCG GCTGAGTTGGAGAGGGGTGAAACGACAAACTCAATAACGTCGTACATGCATGAGAATGAGAGTAATGAGGAAGAAGCGCGTGAGGAACTGAGAAATTTGATCGATGAGGAGTGGAAAAAGATGAACGAAGAAAGAGTTTTGGATGGTAGAATCCCAAAAGGTTTCATGGAAATATGTGTTAACATGGCAAGAGTTTCCCATTGCACATACCAATATGGAGACGGACTTGGAAGGCCAGACCATATGGTGGAGAACATCATTAAGTTGCTACTTATAGACCCTCTTCCTGTTAATTAG
- the LOC114192032 gene encoding uncharacterized protein C3orf26 homolog, with the protein MASEKRKRNTNSDVRKKRKRKEEAETGKAEEKSEERSLEALRLLQSATGLQLSSLELESLRQDCVLEVPNHSDIQILGKTVKAVFGSSWREHLCEGSVVEGKVNAGSPAVLIISSSALRCIHLLRGFRSFTKQCHAAKLFAKHLKLQEQISLLKNRVNIASGTPSRIKKLIDAEALDLSRLQVLVLDLQPDVKGYSLLTLPQVRDEFLEVFKNYFYEAMIQGGLRICLYGYQAGVGLKDKHKQGHTIPDT; encoded by the exons ATGGCGTcggagaagagaaagagaaatacGAACAGTGATGtgaggaagaagagaaagaggaaggAGGAGGCGGAGACGGGGAAAGCCGAAGAGAAGTCAGAGGAACGATCGTTGGAGGCTCTGCGTCTCCTTCAGTCGGCGACGGGTCTTCAGCTTTCATCGCTGGAGTTGGAGTCCCTCAGACAAGACTGCGTTCTGGAGGTACCCAATCACTCAGATATTCAAATATTGGGGAAAACTGTTAAGGCAGTGTTTGGGTCCTCATGGAGGGAGCATCTCTGCGAAGGGAGTGTCGTAGAGGGAAAAGTTAATGCCGGAAGCCCCGCGGTTCTCATCATATCTTCATCTGCCCTAAGATGCATACACCTTCTCAG GGGCTTTCGCTCTTTCACTAAACAATGCCACGCTGCAAAGCTATTCGCTAAGCACTTGAAGCTTCAGGAACAG ATTTCTTTGCTAAAGAACCGTGTTAACATTGCTAGCGGCACTCCAAGCAG GATAAAAAAGCTAATTGATGCTGAGGCGTTAGACCTTTCAAGGTTGCAAGTACTCGTGCTAGATTTGCAGCCTGATGTAAAGGGGTATTCGTTGTTGACCCTTCCACAAGTCAG GGATGAATTCCTGGAGGTGTTCAAGAACTATTTTTATGAAGCGATGATCCAGGGTGGTCTGCGTATTTGTCTCTATGGTTACCAGGCGGGTGTTGGTTTAAAGGACAAACATAAACAAGGGCATACAATTCCTGATACATAA
- the LOC114192031 gene encoding prolyl 4-hydroxylase 1: MVPSMRIVFGLLTFVTVGMIIGALSQLAIIRKLEDSYGSDSLPFRRLRGVEGDGYLQLPRGIPFWNNDKEAEILRLGYVKPEVISWSPRIILLHNFLSLEECDYLRAIALPRLQISTVVDTNTGKGIKSDVRTSSGMFLNAQERKYPMVQAIEKRISVYSQIPVENGELVQVLRYEKNQYYKPHHDYFSDTFNLKRGGQRIATMLMYLSDNVEGGETYFPLAGSGECNCGGKLLQGLSVKPTKGNAVLFWSMGLDGQSDPKSVHGGCEVISGEKWSATKWMRQAAHS; this comes from the exons ATGGTTCCCTCCATGAGGATCGTCTTTGGTCTTCTCACTTTCGTCACCGTCGGAATGATTATAG GTGCTCTCTCTCAGTTGGCTATCATCCGAAAATTGGAAGACTCGTACG GCTCTGATTCTTTGCCATTTAGAAGATTACGTGGAGTCGAAGGTGACGGTTACCTTCAATTGCCAAGAG GTATTCCTTTTTGGAATAATGACAAGGAAGCAGAAATCTTACGCCTTGGATAT GTCAAACCTGAAGTGATTAGCTGGTCTCCTCGAATTATTTTACTTCATAACTTCTTGAGTTTAGAG gAATGTGATTATCTCAGGGCTATAGCTCTCCCTCGCTTGCAAATTTCAACTGTGGTTGATACAAACACTGGAAAG GGAATCAAGAGTGACGTCAGGACCAGCTCTGGTATGTTTTTGAATGCTCAAGAGAGAAAATATCCTATGGTACAA GCAATTGAAAAAAGAATCTCTGTCTATTCTCAAATACCAGTTGAGAACGGTGAGCTTGTGCAAGTCCTGAG GTACGAGAAGAATCAATATTACAAACCTCATCATGACTATTTTTCTGACACT TTCAACTTGAAGCGTGGTGGGCAGCGAATAGCCACAATGCTTATGTATTTGAGTGACAATGTTGAAGGAGGAGAAACATATTTCCCATTG GCTGGCTCAGGTGAATGTAACTGTGGTGGGAAACTTCTCCAAGGGCTATCTGTCAAGCCAACTAAAGGAAATGCAGTGCTTTTCTGGAGTATG GGATTGGATGGACAATCAGATCCCAAAAGTGTGCATGGAGGATGTGAGGTAATCTCTGGGGAGAAATGGTCAGCTACGAAATGGATGAGGCAGGCCGCTCACTCTtga